A segment of the Entomomonas moraniae genome:
TAGAAACAGTGATAGCGTGCTGGTTTAATTGATTAAATAATTCATTAATACCTTCCTCGTGCTTAACAACAACCTCTAGTGTTTGATTATCAATGAGTTTACAATGATAATCCTGTAGTTTTGGAGGAGCATTTAAAGGCGTTACGAGGTCTAAAATAATCGTTTCTTCATTGAGGGTATTTAATAAACTACGCATGCTGCTATTTTTAATGATTTGCCCATGATTAATGATCGCAATATGACGGCATAACTGTTCTGCTTCTTCAAGATAGTGAGTGGTCAGAATAATGGTCATGCCTTGTTCATTAAGCTTGGTTAAAAAGTTCCACATCGAGCGGCGTAACTCAATGTCTACCCCCGCAGTGGGTTCATCTAAGATGAGTAGTTTTGGTTCATGAATAAGAGCGCGAACAATCATGAGGCGACGTTTCATCCCCCCTGATAGCATTCTAACGGTAACGTCTTTTTTATCCCATAAACCAAGCTCTTTAAAATAATATTCAGCACGTTCTTTTGCTATTTTGGGCGGAACACCATAGTAACCAGCCTGTGTGATAATTACATCAAAACACTTTTCAAACTGATTAAAATTGAATTCTTGAGGAACAACGCCTAAATGGCGTTTTAAGTTAAAAAGGTCTGTATCATAGTCATGACCAAATACTTGGATAGTACCACTGGTTTTATTCACTAGGGATGAAAGGATACCAATGGTGGTTGATTTACCCGCACCATTAGGGCCTAGTAAAGCAAAAAAGTCCCCTTGATCTACTTCTAAATCAATCCCTTTTAACGCTTCAAAGCCATTGTTATAGGTTTTTGTTAACTGTTTTATAGACAGAGCAGGTGTCATAATACTCTCATTTTTGAACATAAGTTTTTATCTTAACACTTTGATTAAGATATTTGCAGTCGTTATATTATATATGGACTATAGGCGTAAATAGCAAATCAGATTATAATAATCGATTAAAGTTTAGCCAGTAAGGTTAAGCGTTTTATTAATTTATAGGTGTATCAGTAAAAGGTTATAAAGATCAATATGGGGCAATTTCAAAGGATTCGTCCTTACCATGATGATGAAGTACCGAGCGTAATCGCTAGACTGTCAAAAGACAATGAATTTATCAATATCGTATTAAAGTACCGTTTTCCTCATCTAAGCAGTGCTTTTGGGTGGATGTTGCGTCCGTTTATTGCTTATAAATTAAAGAAGTATTTATCACAAATTAATACAGTCACCGATTTACAATTAAAGATTACCGACTATGTTCGGCATTCTATTTCTTCATCCATTGCGCATTTTAATTACTCTACTTCTAAACCACTCGATACAACAAAAGCTCATTTGTTTATAGCAAATCATCGCGATATTGTGATGGATCCGACATTAACCAATTATGCACTGCATTTATTAGGGTTAGATACTCCACGTATTGCCATTGGCGATAATCTACTGCAAAAACAATTTGTTGCCGACTTAATGCGCTTGAATAAAAGTTTTATTGTGCAGCGCTCTGTCACTGGGCGTAAAGAAAAGTTAGTGGCTTACCAAGAGTTATCAGCCTATATTAATCATTCACTTATCAACGATCATGTCTCTATTTGGATTGCTCAAGCAGAGGGGAGAGCTAAAGATGGTAATGATGAAACTGACCCAGCATTATTAAAAATGCTGCATATTAGTCGTAAAGAAGAAGTGTTTGCTGATGTAATTGCCAGTTTAAATTTATTGCCAGTGTCTATTAGTTATGAATATGACCCTTGTGATCTCATGAAAGCCCGCGAGCTCTATATTAAAGCAACCGAAGGTAAATACACGAAAGCGGTAGGTGAGGATGGTCAGAGCATTGCGCTAGGAATTACAGGGTATAAAGGTGATGTTCATGTGCACTTTGGGCATATAATTACAACAGGATTTGAAGACGCTAAAGAGTTGGCTGATCTGGTTGACCGACAAATACTTAAAAACAGTTATTTGTTTCCTGTTAATTACTTAGCTTATGAGCAATGGGATAAAGCGGATAAGAGTTTGATAGTTCCTCCGATGGAGTCACTATTTACGGATGAAAAAATAGCACAGTCAAAAATTGAATGGCAAAAAAGATTAGAGACATGCCCTGATGAGCATAAACCTTATTTAATTATGCAGTATGCTTACCCTGTTTATAATAAGTACCGATTAAAGTAGATAGTAGCTAGCCCTTTATTAAGGGGCTAGCTGATTTTGGTTATTGATTTACTTTAGATTTTAGACGGCCGGCATAATCTTTGGCAAATTGTGCTGCAATACGTCCTGAACGTGAGCCACGGTAAGTAGCCCACCGAATAGATTCTTTAGCTATGTCTTCATCATCACCCATTTCAATACCATAAGTATTTAGCCATTGGCTTACAGCAGCTAAGTATTGTTCTTGAGTAAACCCATAAACCGAAATCCATAAACCAAAGCGTTCAGAAAGAGAAACCTTTTCTTCAATGACTTCACCTGGATGAATCTCACCTTGTTGGTCAGTACGATAACTTAGGTTATCATCAATACGCTCAGGCATTAGATGTTTACGGTTTGAGGTGGCATAAATGAGAGTATTATCTGATTTGCCTGCAATAGAACCATCTAACACGGTTTTTAGGCCTTTATATCCTGTTTCGCCTTCTTCAAATGAAATATCATCACAAAAAATAATAAAGCGCTCAGGACGTCCTCTGGTTAAACTGACAATTTGAGGTAGATCCATCAAGTGTTCTTTATCAACTTCGATGAGTCGTAACCCTTGCTTGTGAAATGCATTTAAGCACGCCTTAATTAAAGAGCTTTTTCCTGTACCTCTTGCACCTGTTAATAAAACATTGTTGGCGGGTAATCCCTCAACAAATTGTCGTGTATTTTGTTCAATTAGCCCCTTTTGGCGATCAATATTTTTTAAATCATCGAAGCTAATTAAATTAGGTTCTTCAACAGGAATGAGTACGGGTTGTTCTACCCCATTAAAGAAACGATGCTCCCATAAGTAGGCGATAGTATCGCCATGTATGGTATTGTTGATGGGCGCTGGGAACGCTTGCTCTAAACTGTTTGCAATACGTGTCAATTGCGCAAGGATTTGTTGTAAAGGTAAATCATTCATAAGTATTCTGATAGATATCTTTTGGTTGAAAATGATTGTAAATGCTTAGGTTATATTAAGCATTCTACGCCGATATGTACTATATCTTATATTGTTTTACCTTTTGGGTAATCTAAAATTAAGATTAATTTTTTAAAGCACTGGTAAGGGTATTGACCAGTGCTTATCTATTAGATAGCTGTTTTAATAATGGACTCTTAAATTAGATAAAAGTTGCGGTAGATAGGTATTAATTCAAAAACTAATACCTATCTTTTAAGTTGAAGTTGATGGGGATTGTTATTGTTCTTGCATTTTTTCCATTAAGGACATCAGCCGGTGGTTTCGGTAAAGGTTGTGCCCTATCTAATAAGTTAAGAACTTCTTGGTCTAATAAGGGATAGCCGGAACTTTTAACAATTCTTTTGGCCGAGAGATTTCCTTGGGTATCGATAGTGAAGTTTACAGAAACTGTGCCTTGTTGTCGTTTCTTACGGGCCATCATGGGGTAGCGTTTATATTTTGCAATATGAGCAAATAAACGAGATTGCCAAGTGATTTGTGCTTTGGATGGACTGGTGGACGCTGTTGTTTCAGGTGCTGCGACACGGTCAGATATTTTATCACTGGCAGCAGAAGCAGTGGATGATATTTCTGCTTTAGGCAATGTATCTTCAGTTATTTCTTTAGGTTTTTCAACTGGTTTTTCAACAGGTTTTTTTACCTGCTTTTTAATAGGCTTGGGTTTAGGTTGCTTATTAATAACCACTTTAGGTTCTGGTTTTTCTATAATGGGCTCTGGTAAAGGATCAGGCTCATCGATAGGGTCAGGTTCCTCAGGTGTTGGATCAGATATCTGTTGTGTAATCGGGGCGGGGTCTTTTTGTGGTGTATTGTTAGGTGCCTCAATGGATGGAGCTAGTTCTACCATGATTGCAGCAGGTGCAGTAAGCGGTGGAGGGGGAGCCGCATGCCAACTAAACATTAAAGCAACAGCTAAACCAATGTGTAAGCCTATTACAATAATAAGCGATATAACCCAAAGAATAATCGATGAAAGTTGCTTATTTTGCATCGTTCTGAGTAGCCTCTAAACCCACCAAGCCAATTTTCAAATAGCCTGCACTTCTAAGATCATTCATAACAGTAATGAGGTCTTCGTAATTTACGGTTTTATCAGCTTGGAAGAAGATAGTTGTTTCTTTATTACCATTTGTTTGCTTATCTAGTTGTTCAGCCAACTGGTCATTATTGTTGACTAAATTATTGCCTAAATAAAGCTCATTTCCTTCCTTTAGCGTCAATATAACAGGTTTATCAGGCTTGGGTTGTGGTTTAGCTGTAGAGGTCGGAAGGTCTACTTTGATATCTACTGTCGCTAGCGGTGCGGCTACCATAAAAATAATAAGTAATACCAGCATCACATCAATAAATGGTGTGACGTTAATTTCACTCATTACTGCACTATCATCGCTTCCTTCTTTTAGATTAATTGCCATGAATGCTAACCTATTTTGACTCAGCCGTGTGGTGACTGCTTGTTCTAGATGTGTAGTTTTCTCTATCTAAGTCTCGGCTTAATAACAGTAGTGCTTTGGCCGAGATATCGCTTACAAGAACTCGATAGCTATTGATCGCTCGCACAAAAATGTTATAGATAATAACTGCTGGGATGGCGGCAACTAACCCCATTGCCGTGGCTAATAATGCTTCCGCAATACCTGGAGCAACAACCGCTAAGTTAGTGGTTTGTGTTTCTGCGATACCAATGAAGCTGTTCATAATTCCCCATACGGTACCAAATAGGCCAATAAAAGGAGAAACAGAACCGATGGTTGCCAATACACTGGTGCCAGTATTCATTTGTCGCCCACTTGCAGCGACTAGGCGGTCTTGACGAAAGGCAGCACGTTCTTTGATACCCTCTTGACTGGTTGTGTTAGCTGAGAGATCAAGTTCTTCTTGTATATCATTGATTAAGATATTGGTTAGACTATTTTTAGCAAATTGATCTGAAACATTACATGCTTGCTTAAGTGTTTTTGCTCCATTTAGTGAAGCCATTTCTTTGCGTAGTCGCTTTTTAGCAAGAGTGAGCTCAGTGAGTTTGGCAATAAAGATCGTCCATGTAGCTAGTGAGGCAAGAAGTAGACCAATCATTACAATTTTTACAATGATATCTGCGTTTTTATACATTCCCCACGGAGTAAGATCATGCGTTAGTGCTACGTCAGAAGCTACTGTATCGTCATTTATTGTGAGGTTTGGTGTTGGGGGTAATGTTTTTCCTTCACTGCCAGCTTCAGAAGTTGTTGCTACACTGTGCTCCATTGGGTTTTGAGGCGTAGCTGTTTCTGATTGTTGCGCAAAGCTTACAGAACTAAAACAGAGCGCTGTTACTAAAAGCATTTTTATGACAATCGATGTGTAATGACCTGATACTTTTAACATAGCTATCCAAAATTTTAATGGTTAAAAATAATAAGAATTATTCTCATTATCTCAGAATATGTTATTTAACAAAAGTCATTTTATATTTTTTTTGAGTTTTGTGCTGAATGTTTAATGCAGTTGTTAGCAAATAAACTGTTGTATACTGTTTGATATCAGTGGAGAAAGGTATTATTTATGCAGGTAACTGTTGTTGAGGGAGATTTACTAGACCAGCCTGTAGATGTGATTGTTAATGCATGGAATCGTAATATTATTCCATGGTGGCTTTTAATTCCCCAAGGGGTATCTGGTGCTATAAAAAAGCGAGCAGGTTATGCCCCTTTTTGTGAGTTGGCTAAAAAAGGGCCTATAGCTCTAGGGGGTGCAGTGATGACAGGTGCAGGAAAGTTACCTTATAGGGCTATTATACACGTTGCAGGTATTAATCTGTGTTGGTTTGCTACACGCTACTCGATAGAGCAATCTGTATTATCTGCAATGAAGATCGTTAATGAGCAGCAGTTTAAGCGTATAGCGTTCCCTATCATTGGCGCAGGGTCGGGGAGTTTTAGCCAAGAAAAATCATTAAAACTGATGCAAGATACATTCAGCCAAATAGAATCAAGTGCCCAAGTGATCATTGTAAAATTTAAACGCTAACTTAATAGGCTAACGATTTTATTTAACACCTGCTTTTTTTTGGCATTCTGCGTACAGCACATTTAACTCTTGATTGGTTGGCATTGTGCCTGCTTTTATTCCCTCTAGTTCAGGAATAATACAATGACAATAAGTATCAATTTGTTTGCTTGTCATTTTTTTATCAGCGTTCACTTGTGACTGTTTTTGAGCTAGCATATCAATACACATTTTTATGGTATCGTCATTGGCTAATACATTGCTTGAAGCAGCAAAGGCAATTGTTAGTAATAATATGAGCTTCATAATCTTTACCACATGAGGTGGGGTTATAAACATTATTTATACAAACTGGTTAATCAATTTATTATATAATGCATGTTCATTAAAAAGTGGAATAGCCTTATCTTTTACCTAACCATTCAATATTCGTTCAGTGAAAACAAAAAAATCCATATTTAAAAGGCTACAGCATAACCCCATTGTTTGTGTCATTATTTTATTGTTAACCGTTGCTCTTTATTATCAATTACCTGTTACAGACGATAAGTTCACTGTACGTGTTATCTCTGTCATTGATGGTGATACAGTGGATGTTTTGTCTGATAATCAGCGTCAGCGTATTCGCTTGGCTTATATTGATGCACCAGAAATAGGCCAGCCTTATGGTCAGAGATCTAAACAAACACTTATCGCATTAGTAAAAAATAAAATGGTAAATATTAGGCCTCTTAACCAAGATAATTACCAACGAACTGTGGCTATTATTGAGGTTGATAGTATGAATATTAATCGAGAAATGGTTCGATTAGGCATGGCATGGGTGTATACCCATTACAATGATGATTTACTACTTTTGTCTTTAGAAGCTAAAGCAAAAGTGAATAAAACAGGTCTATGGCAGCAGAAAAATCCTATTGCCCCTTGGATTTATCGGCAGAGTAAAAAGTAGAAATAGGTCGTTAAAGCCTTGTAAGTGTTATTACAAGGCGTAGGGTTTTATAAAGATTGTACGTCAGCATTTTGACTACGGTTTCTTAGAAAGTGGTCCATTAAAACAATCGCCATCATCGCTTCTGCAATAGGTGTTGCTCTGATGCCTACGCAAGGGTCATGTCGGCCTTTGGTGATGACGTCTATTTCATTGCCTTGGGTATCTATTGAACGCCCAGGCGTAGTTATGCTAGGAGTAGGTTTCAAAGCAAGGTTGGCTACAATAGGTTGACCTGATGAGATACCTCCCAAGATACCCCCAGCATTGTTTGATAAAAAGCCTTCTTTCGTTAGTTCATCTCGGTGCTCTGTACCCCGTTGGCTTACACTCGCGAAACCGGCACCTATTTCTACACCTTTAACGGCATTAATGCTCATTAGTGCATAGGCAAGTTCTGCATCTAAACGATCGAAAATAGGTTCTCCAAGCCCTACAGGAACCCCATCGGCAATGACTGTAATCTTAGCGCCAACAGAGTCTTGATCTCGGCGTAGCTGCTCCATGTATTTTTCGAGTTCTGGTAATAGATCCAAATTAGGTGCGAAAAAGTGATTACCTGCAGCGTTTAATGCTTCCCAACTATCAAAAGGTATTTCAATAGGGCCAAGCTGGCTCATATAACCACGTACCTTAATGCCTTGTGTCGCTAGATATTTTTTGGCAATGGCACCAGCCGCTACGCGCATTGCTGTTTCACGTGCAGATGATCGGCCACCACCGCGATAATCCCTAATACCGTATTTATGGTAGTAAGTGAAATCTGCGTGGGCAGGGCGAAAAATATCTTTAATCGCTGTATAGTCTTTAGATTTTTGATCGGTGTTACGAATTAATAAGCCGATAGGACACCCTGTTGTTACACCCCCAAAAACGCCAGATACAATTTCAACTTGATCTGCTTCTTGGCGCTGTGTGGTGAATTTACTGCTACCAGGGCGGCGTCTATCAAGGTCGTGTTGTAAGTCTGCTTCTGTTAAGTTAAGCCCCGGTGGGCAGCCATCAATAATAGCCATTAGTGCAGGGCCATGGCTTTCTCCTGCGGTTGTAACGGTGAATAGTTTACCAATGGTATTACCCGACATAATGGCATGTTCCTTTTTAGATCGATAAAAAACGAGGCAATGCCGATATTGCCTCGCTTGGTTTTATTATTGTAGTTTCACACCTTGTAAACCGACAGATGCTCCTATTTCTTGTGCTGCACTCGCACCTATTTTTTTGGCAAAGCGGTCGAAAGGGGTATCTTCTACTGTGTAGTTTTTTAAGTTTTCTACACCTATGACATCGCGTGCAACGGAGCTTGTACTACCAAAGCCATCGATTAAACCTAGTTGTTTGGCTTGTTCACCTGACCAGATTAGACCAGAGAAAAGTTCAGGATGATCTTGATATTTTAAACGATCACCTCTGCCTGCTTTAACTTGGTCAATAAATTGTTGGTGAACAATATCAAGGGTTTTTTCCCAAAAATCGACTTCATCAGGTTTCATTGGTTGGAATGGGTCTAAGAATGCTTTGTGTGCACCTGAGGTATAAGCACGGCGCTCAATACCAAGTTTATGAATTGCATCCACAAATCCAAAGCCTGCCGCTGTCACACCAATTGACCCTACAAGGCTTGATTTATCAGCATAAATTTCGTCTGCCGCACTGGCAATATAGTAAGCACCTGATGCGCCGAGATCAGTAATTACTGCATACACTTTTGTTTGTGGGTAAATTTTGCGTAAACGTTTAATTTCGTCATAAACATAGCCAGCCTGGACGGGAGTACCGCCTGGACTATTGATGCGCATGATAACGGCTTTTGTATTAGGGTCTTTAAATGCTGTTCGTAAGGCTTTAATTATATTGTCTGCACTGGCATCTTGCTGATCTGCAATCATCCCTCTAACGTCAATAACTGCTGTATGTGCGCTATTTGTTGAGATATCTCCTTTAAAACTACCCATGGCTATCGCCAATAAGACAAAAAGATAAATAAATGTAAGTAGTTTAAAAAAAATGCCCCAGCGTCTTGAACGACGTTGCTCAATGATGCTTGTTTGCAATGTTTTTTCTAATAGCTTCCAACTTTTCTCATCACTGAGTGAAACCTGAGGTTTTTGATCTTCAGACATGCTTTAATCCTAAATAGTGTATCTGTAATAATAATGCGTATTTTAAAGCTAAATCATAGCATAATTTCATTCTAAATTTATTTTCTTTCTTTTAGAATTAAGTCAATAATTAGGGGGAAAGACAATGGCCTTTTCAAAAGCAGAAAAAGAGAAACTACTCACAATCAACGGCATTGGTAATACAGTAATTCAACGTTTCGAACAAATTGGAATAGATTCTTTGTTAGCATTATCAAAAACAAATACAGAGGATGTTATTTATCAGATAGCATCTATGTTAAAAGTAAGCTGTTGGAAAAATAGCCCTCAGGCTAGAGCTGCTGTTAATGATGCAATTCAGTTTGCGAAGATCTATTGTAATGATAAGTCAGCAAATTTAAACTGATAAAGTACTATATTGGCATTCATGATCAAGTAGCCATTGTTTTCGATTCAGACCTCCCGCATAACCTGTGAGTTGATTATTTTTTCCAATAACTCGATGGCAGGGTACAACAATAGCAATGGGGTTGCGGTTATTGGCCATCCCCACGGCTCGGCAAGCCTGAGGGCTACCAATTTGTTTGGCTAGTTCACCATAGCTGGTTGTAGAACCTGCTGGAATGGCTCTAAGTGCTTGCCATACTTTTTTCTGAAACTCAGTTCCGCACGCGGAAACAACTAGGGTATCAATTGCCTGAATATTTCCTGCGAAATACTCTTTGATTGTATCAATCACCATGTGAGATTGTGCCGTTTTCTGTAAAGTTATCGTAGGGACTTGATAAAAGCGACAGAGTTGTTTCATCGTCTCTTGTCTAAATTCTTGCCAGCCGATAAATTGAAGTATGGACTTTTGATCTAACCAAATGACAAGTTCGCCGATAGGGGTGCAAATAATATGCTCATTCCATGTCAAAGTGGGTGTAGCTTTCATTGTGTTTACCTAGCTGTGGTAAAATAATAGACTATATAAAAGTATATCAATAATATTATTAGCTTGTAAGGTCACTATCGTTAAATGAGTAATAATCTCGCTACTGCCTCTGTTTGTATTGAACCCTTAGACTTGCAATGGCAGCAAAAGGCTTTAGATTTAGCTAAAGTACTAAATTTGCCACTAGGGGGCGACGCTGATTTTTCATTGCAGGTGGGGGCGTTAGGCATTCAACTACAAAGCCAACAAGAAAAAAATGTTGGGGCTTTAAGGGTTGATTTTGTTGATGGGGCTGCTGCTCATCGCCGTAAGTTTGGCGGGGGTAAGGGGCAGATGATTGCTAAGGCTATTGGTATTCAATCAGGGATTAGCCCTATAGTACTAGATGCAACAGCTGGCTTGGGTAGGGATGCTTTTGTTTTGGCAACGTTAGGTTGTCAAGTAACATTGATCGAACGACAACCCATTATTGCAACGCTTCTAGAGGATGGCCTCGTGCGCGCTAGGTTTGACGTTGAGGTAGGAGATATTCTCCAACGCATGGTGTTATTGAAAGGAAGTGCCATTGACCTGATGAGTAATTGGTTAGGTGTTGTGCCCCAGGTGATTTATCTTGACCCTATGTTTCCCCACCGTGATAAATCTGCATTGGTAAAAAAAGAAATGCGGTTGTTTCGCCCTTTGGTCGGGGATGATTTAGATTCACCTGACTTATTAGAAAAGGCGTTGGTGTTGGCCAGTCACCGTGTAGTGGTTAAGCGACCACGTAAAGCTCCTATAATTGAGGGAGCTTCACCCAGTTATAGTTTAGAGGGGAAAAGTAGTCGCTATGATATTTATACAAAACGTTCATTAAAAGAATAGAAAAATACATTATTCAACAGTAAATTGATCGCCTATTTGGAAGAAGGTGCCACCTGCTTGGTAATGAATAGAGCGTTTTTGATCGCTTGTAATATGCCATCTTCCATGACTAAAGACTTCGGGGTCAGCCCATGCAGCAGTCACTTCACCAATATAAAGATCATATTTGTCTTGATTGTACGGCTCTGGAATAAGCTTGCATTCTAATGCAGCTAAACTACCTTGGATCAGCGGTGCTTTAATAGTTTGACTCGGTAATGTTGTTAAACCAAATGTCTTAAATTTATCAATCTCACGACCAGTTGATGTTCCAACTTGTAGTACTTGTTTGGCTTGCGCTTTACTCGGAATAATGACAGCAAATTCGCCAGAGGCTTGAATTAATTCTTTAGAGTAATTATTTTTATCGATGATAACGACTAATTTGGGAGGGTCGAAATCTAGAGCCGTTGACCATGCGGCACTCATGATATTCTGCTTATCTTCTAATGCTGAACTGATCATGATAGTAGGACCATGATTGAGAAGTAAATAAGCTTTATCTAGGGGAACAGGTTGATAGTTCATTGTCTATGACTCCTTGTGTCCTGCACAGGGGATTTACCCAATAAAAAAGGCAGATTCAACTGCCCTTTTTTTATTTTGTACTGGCTTTGATTTCTTTAGGAATTTCTTCTAACGCATCTTGGTAGCGTTTTTCTAAATCTTCATTAGCACGAGTTTGTCCCGGTGGTAAAGGGTCGTTGTTACTACCTACCCAACGAACGATGGTACGTGAAAACCAATCACGGTCGGCTAGCTCTTTTACCATAGGTTTATAAGTACCACTCGCAATTGCAGGGTATTTTGGATAGTTTAATTTTAATACTTCTAAGCTACTGTTGGCTAAATCTGTCATACCCATTCGTTGGTAAGCTTCCACCATGATGGCTAAACCATTGGCTGTTGATGGGGTGCCATCAAAGTGCTCTACAATATAGGTTCCACGTCTTGCCGCCGCAATGTAGGCTTGACGTTCCAAGTAGTAAACACCCACATGTGCTTCGTATGCGGCTAGTAAATTACGTAGGTAAACCATACGTATCTTAGCATCAGGCGCATAAGCACTGTTAGGATAGAAACGTGTTAGTTGTGCAAAGTCGTTATAAGAGACTCTTGCTGCACCGGGGTCACGGGTGGTCATGTCCAGTGGGATGAAGCGTGCTAAGAAGCTTTGATCTTGGTCGAATGCCGCAAGACCGCGCATATAATAGGCATAGTCCACATTGGGTTGATCAGGATTTAAGCGAATAAAACGATTAGCTGTATCACGTACCGCCTCGGTATCAGATATCTTATAATAAGCGTAAATAAGCTCAAGTTGTGCTTGTTCAGTATAACGACCAAAAGGGTAACGTGAGTCTAGCGCTTTTAGTTTAGCGATCGCTGCACTATAATTTTTACCATTAAGATCTTTCTGAGCTTGTTGGTATAGTTCTACCTCGCTTAAATTTTCATCCACCTTGGTCGAGTTGGAGCAAGCGGAGATTAAGATCAATAATGAAATAACTAGTAAATGTTTCACACGCATGGTGATAGTGTTCTCATTTCAAAAAAACTGTTGCTATTAAGATAGTCTTGCTATGATGACTATTATAACGATTAG
Coding sequences within it:
- a CDS encoding helix-hairpin-helix domain-containing protein, yielding MAFSKAEKEKLLTINGIGNTVIQRFEQIGIDSLLALSKTNTEDVIYQIASMLKVSCWKNSPQARAAVNDAIQFAKIYCNDKSANLN
- a CDS encoding methylated-DNA--[protein]-cysteine S-methyltransferase — translated: MKATPTLTWNEHIICTPIGELVIWLDQKSILQFIGWQEFRQETMKQLCRFYQVPTITLQKTAQSHMVIDTIKEYFAGNIQAIDTLVVSACGTEFQKKVWQALRAIPAGSTTSYGELAKQIGSPQACRAVGMANNRNPIAIVVPCHRVIGKNNQLTGYAGGLNRKQWLLDHECQYSTLSV
- a CDS encoding class I SAM-dependent methyltransferase yields the protein MSNNLATASVCIEPLDLQWQQKALDLAKVLNLPLGGDADFSLQVGALGIQLQSQQEKNVGALRVDFVDGAAAHRRKFGGGKGQMIAKAIGIQSGISPIVLDATAGLGRDAFVLATLGCQVTLIERQPIIATLLEDGLVRARFDVEVGDILQRMVLLKGSAIDLMSNWLGVVPQVIYLDPMFPHRDKSALVKKEMRLFRPLVGDDLDSPDLLEKALVLASHRVVVKRPRKAPIIEGASPSYSLEGKSSRYDIYTKRSLKE
- a CDS encoding flavin reductase family protein is translated as MNYQPVPLDKAYLLLNHGPTIMISSALEDKQNIMSAAWSTALDFDPPKLVVIIDKNNYSKELIQASGEFAVIIPSKAQAKQVLQVGTSTGREIDKFKTFGLTTLPSQTIKAPLIQGSLAALECKLIPEPYNQDKYDLYIGEVTAAWADPEVFSHGRWHITSDQKRSIHYQAGGTFFQIGDQFTVE
- a CDS encoding outer membrane protein assembly factor BamD, with the protein product MRVKHLLVISLLILISACSNSTKVDENLSEVELYQQAQKDLNGKNYSAAIAKLKALDSRYPFGRYTEQAQLELIYAYYKISDTEAVRDTANRFIRLNPDQPNVDYAYYMRGLAAFDQDQSFLARFIPLDMTTRDPGAARVSYNDFAQLTRFYPNSAYAPDAKIRMVYLRNLLAAYEAHVGVYYLERQAYIAAARRGTYIVEHFDGTPSTANGLAIMVEAYQRMGMTDLANSSLEVLKLNYPKYPAIASGTYKPMVKELADRDWFSRTIVRWVGSNNDPLPPGQTRANEDLEKRYQDALEEIPKEIKASTK